A portion of the Leptospira noumeaensis genome contains these proteins:
- the lpdA gene encoding dihydrolipoyl dehydrogenase, giving the protein MSSPNHFQVIVIGGGPGGYVAAIRAAQLGLQTCIVEREKLGGVCLNWGCIPTKALLESAHVLEHLKHAARFGLSCDNIKADFDAVIKRSRSVADQMAKGVEFLMKKNKITVVNGDASFLNSKTIQVKPSSGEVSTYTADFYILAVGAKNKALPFLPFDGKRVLSARDAMIEPKVIPNLAIIGAGAIGVEFADFYASMGSKVSIIEFQDHLLPNEDLEISGILERSFKKRGIEQYLSFGVETASVTDAGVELTLQDRKSAKKEKLNFDKVIVGVGITPNTGNIGLDEIGIKLKNGFVDFVGNYRSTVDHIYAIGDCIPTPSLAHVASAEGIRAAEDISVRLGNPHHLQIAKLNYSYIPGCTYCHPEVASVGLTEEKAKAMGYEITVGKFPFTASGRAQAQGDTTGMVKIVSDKKHGEILGAHIIGSGATEMIAELTLGANMEITVRELANTIHAHPTLSEGIMESAAAVLGEAINI; this is encoded by the coding sequence ATGTCTAGTCCAAACCATTTCCAAGTCATCGTCATTGGAGGAGGGCCCGGCGGTTATGTCGCTGCCATCCGAGCTGCACAATTAGGATTACAAACTTGTATTGTGGAACGTGAAAAACTCGGCGGAGTGTGTTTGAACTGGGGTTGTATTCCCACCAAAGCCCTGTTAGAAAGTGCTCATGTTTTGGAACATTTAAAACATGCGGCTAGATTCGGACTTTCTTGCGATAATATCAAAGCTGACTTCGATGCTGTGATCAAACGTTCTCGGTCTGTGGCAGACCAAATGGCCAAAGGTGTTGAGTTTCTGATGAAGAAAAACAAAATCACCGTGGTGAATGGAGATGCTAGTTTTCTTAATTCCAAAACCATCCAAGTGAAGCCAAGTTCCGGAGAGGTTTCCACCTATACTGCCGATTTTTATATTTTAGCTGTGGGAGCCAAAAACAAAGCCCTCCCTTTTTTACCATTTGACGGCAAACGTGTGTTATCTGCTAGAGATGCCATGATCGAACCAAAAGTCATTCCTAACCTTGCCATCATTGGGGCGGGTGCGATTGGAGTGGAGTTTGCTGACTTTTATGCAAGTATGGGTTCCAAGGTTTCCATCATTGAATTCCAAGACCATCTCCTTCCCAATGAAGATTTAGAAATTTCTGGAATCTTGGAACGAAGTTTTAAAAAACGAGGGATTGAACAGTATTTGAGTTTTGGGGTGGAAACAGCTTCCGTTACAGATGCGGGAGTGGAACTTACTTTACAAGATCGTAAATCCGCAAAAAAAGAAAAGTTAAACTTTGATAAGGTGATTGTTGGAGTGGGAATAACACCTAACACTGGAAATATTGGTTTAGATGAAATTGGAATCAAACTAAAAAATGGATTTGTGGATTTTGTAGGGAACTACCGTTCTACTGTGGATCATATTTATGCCATTGGGGATTGTATTCCCACACCTTCTCTTGCTCATGTGGCCAGTGCCGAAGGGATTCGTGCGGCAGAAGATATTTCTGTGCGACTTGGAAACCCTCACCACTTACAAATTGCAAAACTCAACTATTCTTATATTCCGGGATGTACGTACTGCCATCCAGAAGTGGCAAGTGTTGGCCTTACAGAAGAAAAAGCAAAAGCAATGGGATATGAAATCACAGTTGGTAAATTTCCTTTCACGGCAAGCGGTCGTGCCCAGGCCCAAGGGGACACAACCGGAATGGTGAAAATTGTTTCAGATAAAAAACATGGGGAAATTTTAGGAGCCCATATCATTGGGAGTGGTGCCACTGAGATGATCGCAGAACTAACACTAGGTGCCAATATGGAAATTACGGTAAGGGAACTTGCCAATACCATTCATGCCCATCCAACACTATCGGAAGGAATTATGGAAAGTGCTGCGGCGGTGTTAGGTGAGGCGATTAATATTTAG
- a CDS encoding sigma-54 down-regulated protein → MEQQVKDGLNFILGAVNTAKIEAEKAFSDINSGFQNLAAKGAQDQSEVSVNLRKYLQEGISQVETIIGKANTVVADAKAKVATVTSKA, encoded by the coding sequence ATGGAACAACAAGTAAAAGACGGATTAAACTTCATCCTAGGCGCAGTAAACACAGCAAAAATCGAAGCTGAAAAAGCTTTTTCTGATATCAACTCTGGTTTCCAAAACCTAGCTGCTAAAGGTGCTCAAGACCAAAGCGAAGTTTCTGTAAATCTTAGAAAGTACCTTCAAGAAGGAATTTCTCAAGTAGAAACTATCATTGGAAAAGCAAACACTGTTGTAGCTGATGCAAAAGCAAAAGTAGCAACTGTTACATCTAAAGCTTAA
- a CDS encoding MBL fold metallo-hydrolase: protein MKQIYPDLWQTSVEHPFVGVSSHAYLLIQSTGNILFYNASLREEYTRIKDLGGIAFQYLSHRDEVSPALSEIKEVFGSKLCCHRLEEQAVEKEASVDYLFEKREILFGSIEVIPTPGHTDGSMCFLVNSAFGKRYLFTGDTIYMNNGIWESQYARGSTSDLKNSLELLRDIGSAVIISSASIGADSFKEVSAESWRSDVNNVLRTLY from the coding sequence ATGAAACAGATTTATCCTGATTTATGGCAGACCAGCGTAGAACATCCGTTTGTAGGCGTTAGTTCCCATGCCTACCTTTTGATTCAAAGCACAGGCAACATCCTTTTTTACAACGCTAGTTTACGCGAAGAGTATACTCGAATTAAAGATTTAGGTGGAATTGCATTCCAATATCTAAGTCATAGAGATGAAGTAAGCCCAGCATTATCTGAGATCAAAGAAGTATTTGGCTCAAAACTTTGTTGCCACCGACTGGAAGAACAAGCTGTCGAAAAAGAAGCATCAGTAGACTACTTATTCGAAAAAAGAGAAATCTTATTTGGCAGCATCGAAGTCATACCAACGCCCGGCCACACTGATGGAAGTATGTGTTTCCTTGTAAATTCTGCTTTTGGAAAAAGATACCTCTTCACAGGTGACACAATCTATATGAATAATGGCATTTGGGAATCTCAATATGCAAGAGGTTCAACATCAGATCTCAAAAACAGCCTTGAACTTTTGCGAGATATTGGATCTGCGGTTATCATCTCAAGCGCTTCCATAGGTGCAGATTCATTCAAAGAGGTTTCTGCAGAGAGCTGGCGATCTGATGTCAACAATGTCCTTCGGACTTTATACTAA
- a CDS encoding alpha/beta hydrolase: MNPYVLGIPLVLSYAGLKQKKSLERKELQLPGTGRRVFHFYPTDKNPETLPGVYIQHGMSAMGIDDPRIVELAENIANSNFSVILPELPEVKGLRIEKNSITHIQDLMMEIHSTKQLFDGNNLGYLSASFSGGMGLIAASKSNTRNKIKTSMAIGAYCDFLDTVPFVFSNYEIDPYAVYVILYNFIHRFEPTLAEELQPVYYEAALDNGLKRKGNEALAETLLSRTSTRAKDFFSEVGADGNFRKELANRVLDTVPKNLPEHLSPFYQLETLGGPVSLLHGKTDPVISPEESEKLTRLFQKKQIPYVYRSSTALTHGDSLPLHSQIFGVPALLQTFGSFLYWLGR, translated from the coding sequence ATGAATCCTTATGTTTTGGGAATCCCACTCGTTTTGAGTTACGCAGGGCTTAAACAAAAAAAATCTCTCGAACGTAAAGAACTACAATTGCCAGGCACTGGCCGAAGAGTGTTCCATTTTTACCCGACAGACAAAAATCCAGAAACGTTACCTGGTGTTTACATCCAACATGGAATGAGCGCCATGGGCATTGACGATCCAAGGATTGTAGAACTTGCAGAAAACATAGCCAATTCCAATTTTAGTGTCATTTTACCCGAACTTCCGGAAGTAAAAGGGCTTCGCATCGAAAAAAACTCCATAACCCATATCCAAGATTTAATGATGGAAATCCATTCCACCAAACAACTATTTGATGGAAATAACTTAGGATATCTCTCAGCCAGTTTTTCTGGAGGAATGGGTCTCATTGCCGCATCCAAATCCAATACAAGAAACAAAATCAAAACTTCCATGGCCATCGGTGCTTATTGCGATTTTTTAGATACAGTCCCTTTCGTTTTTTCAAATTATGAAATCGATCCGTACGCAGTGTACGTGATCCTTTACAATTTTATCCATCGTTTTGAACCAACACTTGCCGAAGAATTACAACCAGTGTATTACGAAGCGGCACTTGACAATGGACTGAAGCGAAAAGGAAACGAGGCACTGGCGGAAACTCTTCTCAGTCGCACCTCCACTCGTGCTAAAGATTTTTTTTCTGAGGTGGGGGCCGATGGAAATTTCAGGAAAGAACTAGCAAACCGAGTTCTGGACACTGTTCCGAAAAACCTACCGGAACATCTTTCCCCGTTTTACCAATTGGAAACCTTAGGCGGTCCCGTTTCCCTCCTTCACGGAAAAACAGACCCGGTCATTTCCCCAGAGGAATCGGAAAAACTCACCCGACTCTTCCAAAAAAAGCAGATTCCTTATGTCTACCGCAGCTCTACTGCCCTCACCCATGGGGATAGCCTTCCCCTGCACTCTCAAATTTTTGGGGTTCCGGCCCTCCTCCAGACCTTTGGAAGTTTTCTATATTGGCTCGGCCGATAG
- a CDS encoding CHAT domain-containing protein, with protein sequence MLSLIIDRVGNVNIFNVLEDNLPVEESHIQSTLDDDLIFEYLGEVERLVHVSQSVLSNPNQILNADILQDLKVLGETFYQQFFPLSIIEKLKNTSKHSIHFNIDPALALVPWELLHDGASFLSDKFRIGKTIRGGLHRPTRHENRKIKMLIIADPTEDLPHAQKEGEVLFSVLSQKVPTHLLELEFIGGKQVTKLKLLSLIKDKHIIHYSGHLHFSDDSLENGWLLSDGKVLKAREIKSTGIDTDLVFSNSCMSAKYAGKKLNTNIMNQYAGAFLTAGIKTFVGTNWEILDNERTIDFTVRFYTYLFSDKTVGESLFLSKEFARRNYHANDLTWANYALYGNPDFSMFVKERRSLNSGKILNPTAVLEFYPTPIAVAYSKLVKSDKSKSSGKNTIQSLVKLFEAISQVVGMMVFSDHAAHAMNKSIPNNPDDAVSIRKWWELVYGCVWDFQKLKISSILEDALPVLHEQKETIFKIVGWMESWEKDEIKDEEIESYQIILQFFLENMLLEFAELERVSILLVSENQNPHFYFKGTKPAYLYPSSPGSKDKFQEQLSKHKGNLILVHEGRKILIPFHTYVKEKKETGDLELVFNGLTPFVLGAPKN encoded by the coding sequence ATGCTCTCCCTTATCATCGATAGAGTTGGTAACGTAAATATCTTCAATGTTTTGGAAGACAATCTTCCTGTAGAAGAATCTCACATCCAATCCACGTTAGATGACGATCTCATTTTTGAATACTTAGGAGAAGTAGAACGGTTAGTTCATGTTTCGCAGTCGGTTCTCTCCAACCCGAACCAAATTTTAAATGCTGATATCCTCCAAGATTTAAAAGTGTTAGGGGAAACTTTTTACCAACAGTTTTTCCCTCTTTCGATTATTGAAAAATTAAAAAACACATCCAAACATAGCATTCATTTTAATATTGATCCGGCACTCGCATTAGTTCCTTGGGAACTTTTACACGATGGTGCCAGTTTTCTTTCCGATAAATTTCGCATTGGAAAAACCATTCGCGGTGGTTTACACCGTCCCACTCGGCATGAAAACAGAAAAATTAAGATGCTCATCATTGCTGACCCTACAGAAGACCTTCCTCACGCACAAAAAGAAGGGGAAGTTTTATTTTCTGTACTCAGCCAAAAGGTTCCAACTCATCTTTTGGAATTAGAGTTTATCGGTGGAAAACAAGTCACCAAACTAAAGTTACTTTCTCTTATTAAAGATAAACATATCATTCATTATTCAGGCCATCTTCATTTTTCAGATGATTCCTTGGAAAATGGTTGGTTGTTGTCGGATGGAAAAGTTTTAAAAGCAAGAGAAATCAAATCAACAGGAATTGATACCGATTTAGTATTTTCCAATTCATGTATGTCTGCAAAATATGCAGGTAAAAAACTAAATACAAATATTATGAACCAATACGCCGGTGCATTTTTAACTGCAGGTATCAAAACCTTTGTCGGAACCAATTGGGAAATTTTAGACAACGAAAGGACAATTGATTTTACAGTTCGATTTTATACTTATTTGTTTTCGGATAAAACGGTTGGTGAGTCTTTGTTTTTGTCCAAAGAATTTGCAAGACGTAACTACCACGCCAATGATTTAACTTGGGCAAACTATGCACTCTATGGAAATCCTGATTTTTCAATGTTTGTCAAAGAAAGAAGAAGCCTAAATTCTGGAAAAATTTTAAACCCAACAGCAGTTTTAGAGTTTTATCCCACACCAATTGCAGTCGCATATTCAAAGTTAGTAAAGTCTGATAAATCAAAATCATCAGGCAAAAACACAATCCAAAGTTTGGTCAAATTGTTTGAGGCAATTAGCCAAGTAGTGGGAATGATGGTTTTTAGTGACCATGCAGCTCATGCCATGAACAAATCAATTCCAAATAACCCCGATGATGCGGTTTCCATTCGTAAATGGTGGGAACTTGTATACGGTTGTGTTTGGGATTTTCAAAAATTAAAAATTTCAAGTATTTTGGAAGACGCATTACCTGTTTTACATGAACAAAAGGAAACCATTTTCAAAATTGTGGGATGGATGGAATCTTGGGAAAAAGATGAAATCAAAGACGAAGAAATAGAGTCTTACCAAATCATTTTGCAGTTTTTTTTAGAAAATATGTTACTTGAATTTGCGGAACTGGAACGAGTCAGTATCCTTTTGGTTTCAGAAAATCAAAATCCGCATTTTTATTTTAAAGGTACCAAACCTGCTTATTTGTATCCATCCTCTCCTGGTTCCAAAGACAAATTTCAGGAACAACTTTCAAAACATAAAGGAAATCTTATTTTGGTTCATGAAGGCCGAAAAATTTTGATTCCTTTCCATACTTATGTTAAGGAAAAAAAAGAAACTGGTGATTTGGAACTTGTGTTTAATGGACTTACTCCCTTTGTTTTAGGAGCCCCGAAGAATTGA
- a CDS encoding DUF342 domain-containing protein: protein MDVKNAPDFNPERGLKIQISEDRLTATLVAKPIWLLGGSMSNILIYEALDNASIHRDRILMKEVDKAAIEIDKILKDPTKVKEDFNFVVAQGNPAKQGESGWIKFYFPRAQRVVLKDDGSADYRNINKYVHVKEGERLATLFEGVAGEQGIDVLGNPIYPNPIDRPRLTLGKNVLPKTIDDPEKPGRQLKEYFASLSGVVFSTDNSLTVSPELNIESNIGLGTGNINFEGTIRVKGTIEEGAVVKCQGSLYLDGNVESSDVIVGEDLEVKGGVKSKGKGVIRIKGDLRTKFIENGNLEIDGDCIVENFILGSKILCLGNIILTGESSSIIGSDLVSYEGITVSSLGSTAQMDTVVEVGFHYRNDRLFTEGSSKLAEFERELEALVPEIQKIKEVVQRSRGKIDDARKEKFKEIFDAYQKKSKTVELLKSKIEELKGARYNQDNVKVVVRNTAHPGAVIKYRRQVEKITKAQTSFVMNFFPNQEKAMLTAFKGK, encoded by the coding sequence ATGGACGTAAAAAATGCACCGGACTTCAATCCGGAACGGGGACTGAAAATCCAAATCTCCGAGGATCGACTGACAGCAACTTTGGTGGCTAAACCAATTTGGTTGTTAGGTGGTTCGATGAGCAACATATTGATTTATGAAGCACTAGACAATGCGTCCATTCATAGGGATCGGATTTTGATGAAAGAGGTTGATAAAGCCGCCATCGAAATTGATAAAATTTTAAAAGATCCCACTAAGGTAAAAGAAGATTTTAATTTTGTAGTCGCACAAGGAAATCCCGCCAAACAAGGCGAAAGTGGTTGGATCAAATTTTATTTCCCCAGGGCACAACGTGTTGTGTTAAAAGACGACGGATCCGCAGATTATAGAAACATTAATAAATACGTCCACGTCAAAGAAGGTGAAAGACTAGCCACTTTGTTTGAAGGAGTTGCCGGAGAACAAGGAATAGATGTATTAGGGAATCCAATTTACCCTAATCCTATTGACAGACCTAGGCTCACCTTAGGAAAAAACGTCCTTCCAAAAACCATCGACGATCCAGAAAAACCAGGAAGACAACTAAAAGAATATTTTGCATCCTTAAGTGGAGTTGTATTTTCAACGGACAACTCTCTTACCGTATCCCCAGAGTTAAATATTGAAAGTAACATTGGACTTGGAACGGGAAACATCAATTTTGAAGGAACCATCCGTGTCAAAGGAACCATCGAAGAAGGTGCTGTTGTCAAATGCCAAGGATCTCTTTATTTGGATGGGAACGTAGAATCTTCTGATGTCATCGTAGGTGAAGATTTAGAAGTCAAAGGTGGAGTTAAATCCAAAGGAAAAGGTGTCATCCGTATCAAGGGTGATCTTCGTACCAAATTCATTGAAAACGGAAACCTTGAAATCGATGGAGATTGTATTGTAGAGAATTTTATTTTAGGAAGTAAAATCCTTTGTTTGGGAAATATCATTCTAACAGGTGAATCCTCTTCCATCATTGGATCAGACTTAGTTTCCTACGAAGGAATCACAGTATCTTCTCTTGGATCCACAGCACAAATGGACACCGTTGTCGAAGTTGGATTTCATTATAGAAATGACCGTTTGTTTACAGAAGGTAGCTCAAAACTTGCGGAGTTTGAAAGAGAATTAGAAGCCCTTGTTCCTGAAATCCAAAAGATCAAAGAAGTGGTACAAAGGTCTCGTGGAAAAATTGATGATGCCAGAAAAGAAAAGTTCAAAGAAATCTTTGATGCGTATCAGAAAAAAAGTAAAACCGTAGAACTATTAAAATCAAAAATTGAAGAACTGAAAGGGGCTCGTTATAACCAGGACAATGTAAAGGTTGTGGTTCGTAACACGGCTCATCCTGGTGCTGTCATCAAGTACAGGAGACAAGTGGAAAAAATCACCAAAGCCCAAACCTCTTTTGTAATGAATTTTTTCCCCAACCAGGAAAAAGCAATGTTAACGGCTTTTAAAGGCAAATAA
- a CDS encoding chemotaxis protein CheX translates to MDPLIDEKFILTVSQVLPEHFQKTLLVFAEREAYGPSKNEGLCFENCTLVEFVGDINGKVYLALDGYTKLKLLPKIAKAFQIDPTSRSHSASIMMEFANQIAGKLITEMRLGRYEIDILPPENLNHKLVPISLEHFRQYILIFNLKDRRGEEYMGRLYLILLLEKFPTPKN, encoded by the coding sequence ATGGATCCACTCATTGATGAAAAGTTTATCCTAACTGTTTCGCAAGTATTACCGGAACATTTTCAAAAAACTCTATTAGTTTTTGCGGAACGAGAAGCCTATGGCCCTTCTAAAAATGAAGGGTTATGTTTTGAAAATTGTACTCTGGTTGAATTTGTAGGTGATATCAATGGGAAAGTATATCTTGCCTTGGATGGATATACAAAACTAAAACTCCTTCCTAAAATTGCCAAAGCCTTCCAAATTGATCCCACTTCTCGTTCCCACTCAGCATCTATCATGATGGAATTTGCAAACCAGATCGCTGGGAAATTAATTACGGAGATGCGGCTTGGTCGTTACGAAATTGATATTTTACCTCCAGAAAATTTAAATCATAAACTAGTTCCGATTTCCTTAGAACACTTTCGACAGTACATTCTTATCTTCAATCTCAAAGATAGAAGAGGTGAAGAGTATATGGGTAGGTTGTATTTGATTTTATTGTTGGAAAAATTTCCCACTCCCAAAAACTAA
- a CDS encoding sigma-70 family RNA polymerase sigma factor encodes MKLTSHTNEEILEIVKACGAGDPKSLQTFFDIYSQDIYNFPIRVFHLSEDDASDYYIYAFERLKTGKRFKSFVGKSSFKTWFFSVLRNLLIDWQRTKREVKTQTVSKVNKDGKEYSTIEDEPDKRSEALALAVDVSDQFNSVLATIKIENRVVFKLSFVYYLHLDPEEIKYVAEKTNRSDEEIRTEVLRLREELSSREEENLKMEDKITSLYLNILDLKEQKKNKAQGDSVEALYYKERLDHALAKKYEQRKKLIEKKQKGHFLVRTPYREIARILGISEGGVSVTLLRVLEKMQKKMHSMAGEA; translated from the coding sequence ATGAAACTCACTTCTCATACAAACGAAGAAATTTTAGAGATTGTTAAAGCCTGCGGGGCTGGGGATCCAAAGTCCCTACAAACGTTTTTTGACATCTATTCACAAGATATTTATAATTTCCCCATCCGTGTTTTCCACTTAAGTGAGGACGATGCTTCCGATTACTATATTTATGCATTCGAACGTTTAAAAACCGGAAAACGTTTTAAGAGTTTTGTCGGGAAATCTAGCTTCAAAACCTGGTTTTTCTCTGTCCTTAGAAATTTACTCATTGATTGGCAGCGCACAAAACGAGAAGTCAAAACCCAAACTGTATCCAAAGTCAATAAAGACGGGAAAGAATACAGTACCATCGAAGACGAGCCGGATAAAAGGTCAGAAGCTCTGGCTCTGGCCGTGGACGTTTCCGACCAATTCAATTCGGTTTTGGCCACAATCAAAATAGAGAACCGTGTGGTGTTCAAACTGTCCTTTGTTTATTACCTGCATTTGGATCCAGAAGAAATCAAATACGTTGCGGAGAAAACAAATCGTTCGGATGAAGAAATTCGGACCGAGGTTCTCAGGCTCCGAGAGGAACTTTCCAGCCGCGAAGAAGAAAATTTAAAGATGGAAGATAAAATTACTTCTTTGTATTTGAATATTCTGGATTTGAAGGAACAGAAAAAAAACAAGGCTCAGGGCGATTCCGTAGAAGCACTATATTATAAAGAACGATTGGATCACGCTCTTGCCAAAAAGTATGAACAAAGAAAGAAACTTATCGAGAAAAAACAAAAAGGGCACTTCCTCGTACGCACTCCTTACCGGGAAATTGCTCGAATCTTAGGGATTTCCGAAGGTGGGGTCAGCGTGACCTTGCTCCGAGTTCTTGAAAAAATGCAAAAAAAAATGCATTCGATGGCTGGAGAGGCGTAA
- the mtnA gene encoding S-methyl-5-thioribose-1-phosphate isomerase, translated as MPHPEFLPIQWKSTHLELLDQRILPGKKEFLKLTTAEETISAIREMAVRGAPAIAITGVFGLTLGAKSRMGVAHPKDIEFLLSSILESRPTAVNLSFAIREAKKLIHGVTNWNEVTKIWENYGLKMMEEDLAANKTLGANGASLFPKDQSEFHIITHCNTGALATAGHGTALGVIRSLRDAGKKVVVYADETRPFLQGSRLTAFEMMEEGIECYIITDGMSGWLMNHRKIDAVLVGCDRVAANGDTANKIGTYNLGIVAKEHGVPFYVCATKDSFDLNLKTGVEIPIEMRKESEVTQFDFLKSENGKYLFPEGKTSPVGARALNPSFDVTKAHLIKNFITEFGCFEPEEISLRLKSV; from the coding sequence ATGCCTCACCCGGAATTTTTGCCCATCCAGTGGAAATCCACACATTTAGAACTTCTCGACCAACGAATTCTCCCAGGGAAAAAGGAATTTTTAAAATTAACCACAGCGGAAGAAACAATTTCCGCAATCCGAGAAATGGCTGTTAGGGGAGCACCTGCCATTGCCATCACCGGAGTTTTTGGACTAACTCTCGGTGCCAAATCAAGAATGGGTGTTGCCCATCCAAAAGACATAGAATTTTTACTTTCTTCCATTTTAGAATCTCGCCCAACGGCCGTTAATTTAAGTTTTGCCATTCGGGAAGCAAAAAAATTAATACACGGTGTTACAAATTGGAATGAGGTAACAAAAATTTGGGAAAATTACGGCCTAAAAATGATGGAAGAAGATTTGGCTGCCAATAAAACTCTTGGTGCTAACGGAGCCTCACTTTTTCCGAAAGACCAATCCGAATTTCATATCATCACTCATTGTAATACCGGAGCACTGGCAACAGCCGGGCATGGAACGGCGCTCGGTGTCATCCGGAGTTTACGTGATGCGGGGAAGAAGGTGGTTGTTTATGCAGATGAAACAAGACCATTTTTACAAGGTTCAAGACTTACCGCTTTTGAGATGATGGAAGAAGGAATCGAATGTTATATCATTACCGATGGAATGAGTGGGTGGCTGATGAACCACAGAAAAATTGATGCCGTCCTTGTTGGTTGCGACCGCGTTGCTGCCAATGGAGATACTGCGAATAAAATTGGAACTTATAATTTGGGGATTGTTGCCAAAGAACATGGTGTGCCATTTTATGTTTGCGCCACAAAAGATAGTTTTGACCTCAATTTAAAAACGGGTGTAGAAATTCCCATCGAAATGCGTAAAGAATCAGAAGTCACTCAGTTTGATTTTTTGAAATCCGAAAACGGAAAGTATTTATTTCCCGAAGGGAAAACTTCCCCCGTGGGAGCAAGGGCATTGAATCCTTCTTTTGATGTAACAAAAGCTCATTTAATCAAAAACTTTATTACTGAATTCGGATGTTTTGAACCAGAAGAGATTTCTCTTCGTCTAAAGTCTGTATGA
- the msrA gene encoding peptide-methionine (S)-S-oxide reductase MsrA has product MTEKIILGGGCFWCTEAVYLRIPGIVSVKSGYAGGQTKNPTYKEICTGTTGHAEVIEIEFDPEIITYSKILEIFWASHDPTTLNRQGNDVGTQYRSVIFYLNEKQKELAVESKRKHAFMFPDPIVTEISPAPEFYPAEDYHQNYFSLNPQNPYCHYVIFPKLKKLGLKL; this is encoded by the coding sequence ATGACGGAAAAAATAATTTTAGGTGGTGGATGTTTTTGGTGTACGGAAGCAGTTTATCTTAGAATTCCTGGGATTGTTTCTGTAAAATCGGGATATGCTGGTGGACAAACCAAAAATCCAACATACAAAGAAATCTGCACAGGGACTACGGGTCATGCCGAGGTCATCGAGATTGAGTTTGATCCAGAGATCATTACTTATTCCAAGATTTTAGAAATCTTTTGGGCCTCTCATGATCCCACAACTCTTAACAGACAAGGAAATGATGTAGGGACACAATACCGTTCTGTGATATTCTATTTGAATGAAAAACAAAAAGAATTAGCAGTGGAGTCCAAACGAAAACATGCGTTTATGTTTCCAGATCCGATTGTGACAGAAATTTCACCGGCACCGGAGTTTTATCCAGCGGAAGATTACCACCAAAACTATTTCAGTTTGAATCCGCAAAATCCCTACTGTCATTATGTGATTTTTCCCAAATTAAAAAAACTTGGGTTAAAACTATAA
- a CDS encoding class I SAM-dependent DNA methyltransferase, which produces MKLYSELAEYYFTIEEASRKFSEEILFLRDTFKRHKIHTVLDIGCGTGEHIKELQGMGFKPLGVDGSPRMLEIAKVRFPHCQFELGKMEAYVAKQPVDSVICLYGTFNYLINDDLVQNFLRNCHKNLKQAGLLILEIWNADPIHRIKRKPITTVSNVRQGATSIRRNRGFRLTRADDIAIVEVNYVYNLNQKDLKDKHTMRVFHFPQVRNFLDDNKFDVLHVYSNYDGEKYIKTGARMLIVAKKRS; this is translated from the coding sequence ATGAAACTCTATTCCGAATTGGCCGAATACTATTTTACCATCGAAGAAGCAAGCCGCAAGTTTTCGGAAGAGATCCTTTTCCTTCGGGATACATTTAAGCGACATAAAATACATACAGTTTTAGACATTGGTTGTGGGACTGGGGAACATATCAAAGAACTCCAGGGAATGGGTTTTAAACCACTCGGTGTAGATGGTTCGCCTCGGATGCTTGAAATTGCTAAAGTTAGATTTCCTCATTGCCAATTCGAACTGGGGAAAATGGAAGCATACGTCGCCAAACAACCGGTAGACTCAGTCATTTGTTTGTATGGAACTTTTAATTATCTCATCAATGATGATTTGGTTCAAAATTTTTTGCGGAATTGTCACAAAAACTTAAAACAAGCTGGCCTTTTGATTTTGGAAATATGGAATGCGGATCCCATTCACCGTATCAAACGTAAACCAATCACTACTGTGAGTAATGTGCGCCAAGGGGCAACATCCATTCGTCGGAACCGAGGTTTTCGTTTAACAAGAGCAGACGATATTGCGATTGTGGAAGTGAATTATGTATATAATCTAAATCAAAAGGATTTAAAAGACAAACATACCATGCGAGTCTTTCATTTCCCACAAGTTCGAAATTTCTTAGACGATAATAAGTTTGATGTTCTCCATGTTTATAGCAACTACGACGGTGAAAAATATATAAAAACCGGCGCAAGGATGCTCATCGTAGCCAAAAAGAGGTCTTGA